Proteins encoded within one genomic window of Humulus lupulus chromosome 1, drHumLupu1.1, whole genome shotgun sequence:
- the LOC133816481 gene encoding uncharacterized protein LOC133816481 has product MNVFPQVPHDIGIPDADYVDLAEPPSNAPGSQFFPFSAPPPASASGSSVPVQPDVPSVEAEPWVTRMASVYGQRFVPIAASLPVSDWRGLGNVTQPDLGEMLRRVAAWVYIVSLRHADSSGVLSASTTERDGLIVQVQGLENELSATKVQLSKARTKYAKLDSKNEKLKAKIKELKGKAKCLERELRGAKAAAFGSQERVTQLETKVEALSAELQSAQERNASLEAEKASLEAEKASLEAERVITERKSIDRALYNVWRQDPNFDFSSFGEQAVARAAWWSTHYKRP; this is encoded by the exons ATGAACGTCTTCCCTCAGGTCCCTCATGATATTGGCATACCAGACGCTGACTATgtcgacctcgcggagcccccttcTAATGCACCAGGGTCCCAGTTTTTTCCCTTCtctgcgcctcctcctgcttcggcgagtgggtcatccgttcctgtccaaccagatgttcctagcgtggaggcagagccttgggtgactaggatggcctcagtttatgggcagcgtttcgttccaatagccgcgagtctccctgtctccgactggaggggcctagggaatgtgactcaaccagacctcggggagatgctaaggcgcGTCGCAGCCTGG gtctacaTCGTGTCTCTTCGGCATGCTGACTCGTCCGGTGTCCTCtccgcatctaccactgagagggacggcctcatagtccaggtccaggggctcgaaaatgagcttagcgcaaccaaggtccaattgtcaaaggcccggactaagtatGCCAAGTTGGACTCGAAGAATGAGAAGctgaaggccaagatcaaggagctgaagggcaaggctaaatgcttggagcgcgagctccggggggccaaggccgctgcgttcgggtcgcaggagagggttacccAACTGGAAACTAAAGTTGAGGCCCTTAGtgctgaactacagtcggctcaagAGAGgaacgcttccttggaggcggagaaggcttctttggaggcggagaaggcttctttggaggcggagagggtcataaccgagcgcaagtctatagatcgtgctctttacaatgtgtggaggcaggatcccaacttcgacttctcctcttttggcgaacaggccgttgcccgagcggcctggtggagtacCCACTACAAGAGACCTTGA